The genomic window CCGTGCCGAGGCCGCTCACGTTGGCAACTCCGAGCTCCGGACGGACGATCCAGAAGACCGACCCTTCGCGGGCGACCGAGACCGGGCCGCGCGGCAAGCGCGCCGTCACCAGGACGTGATCCATGTCGTCGGTCAATTCGAGCGATTTCACTTGCGCGATCGTGACGCCGAGGTGCTTGATCGGCGTTTCGCCGCCTCGGAGGCCGGTCGCATCCTTGAAGCGGATCGTGATCGTCGGCCCGTACGCCCGCACGCGGTCGTAAACGAGATAACCGGCGACGACGGCGGCGATTACCGGAACGATCCAAATGACCGGGAAGCTCCACTTCGGCTTCCGGACCGCCGCCTTCGGCAGCTCTTCCGTAGATTCAGCCCGCTCTTCCGCCTCGCTCATGCCTCGTTATCCGTTTCGTCCAAATCAGTTTCGGGTCGAAGCTCGCCGACGCCAAAATCGTCAGCACCACGACCGCGGCGAACGGCAGCAGCCCCGGACCCGGAAAGACGCTGGCAAGCTGTTCCAGCCGCACGAGCGCGACAAGCACCGCGAGGAGGAAAACATCGAGCATCGCCCACGGGCCGATGACTTCGATAAACTTGTAGACCCAGGTCCGCTCGCGCCGCCGATTTCCGGAACCGAGCTTCGTCGTGACCGTCAGATAAAAAAGCCCGAGCAGCTTGAACAGCGGAATGATGATGCTGGCGAGAAAAACGATGACGGCCACGAGCCACTGGCCCTGCTGAAACAGCTTCACGCAACCGTCCCATACCGTGCTCTCGGAATAGGCGCCGTAGTAATCCATGCGGAGAATCGGGTAGATGTTGGCCGGAACGTAAAGGATCAGCGCCGCCAGCGCTAGCGCCGCCGTGCGGCCGAGGCTGTTGACTGTCCCCTTGCCGATAACCAGGCCGCAGCGGCTACACTCG from Candidatus Binatia bacterium includes these protein-coding regions:
- a CDS encoding paraquat-inducible protein A, which codes for MEIACCKTCGLAQRVEELPPGTVAECSRCGLVIGKGTVNSLGRTAALALAALILYVPANIYPILRMDYYGAYSESTVWDGCVKLFQQGQWLVAVIVFLASIIIPLFKLLGLFYLTVTTKLGSGNRRRERTWVYKFIEVIGPWAMLDVFLLAVLVALVRLEQLASVFPGPGLLPFAAVVVLTILASASFDPKLIWTKRITRHERGGRAG